In Burkholderiales bacterium, a genomic segment contains:
- the msrB gene encoding peptide-methionine (R)-S-oxide reductase MsrB, translating into MEKIRKSEQEWKEALTKEQYRVTRQKGTERAFTGKYADCKDAGAYRCVCCGNELFGSNAKFDSGTGWPSFTAPIDPDKVSTESDDSFLMRRTEVVC; encoded by the coding sequence ATGGAAAAGATTCGCAAATCCGAACAGGAGTGGAAAGAGGCGCTGACGAAAGAGCAGTATCGCGTCACGCGCCAAAAAGGGACTGAGCGCGCATTCACCGGGAAATACGCGGACTGCAAGGACGCCGGCGCCTATCGCTGCGTGTGCTGCGGCAACGAGTTGTTCGGTTCGAATGCGAAGTTCGATTCAGGTACCGGGTGGCCGAGCTTCACGGCGCCCATCGATCCGGACAAGGTCAGCACTGAATCGGACGACAGCTTTTTGATGCGCCGTACCGAGGTTGTGTGC